From Arcticibacter tournemirensis, one genomic window encodes:
- a CDS encoding DUF423 domain-containing protein, producing the protein MNRKIIITASVFGIAAVILGAFGAHGLKPRISASDLENWKTAVSYHFYHTLALLFLSTVAKYRDGFINIAYYAFVLGIFLFSGSLYLLSTRAVTGLSAGFLGPITPIGGLMFIIGWLFLLLAAVKNK; encoded by the coding sequence ATGAACAGGAAAATTATCATTACGGCTTCTGTATTTGGTATCGCAGCTGTTATTCTTGGCGCATTCGGAGCACATGGACTGAAGCCCCGCATTTCAGCATCAGATCTTGAGAACTGGAAGACGGCAGTCAGCTACCATTTTTATCACACCCTGGCATTGCTATTTCTTTCAACTGTTGCTAAATATCGCGATGGCTTCATCAATATAGCCTACTATGCCTTCGTCCTGGGCATTTTCCTCTTTTCAGGCTCGTTATATTTACTCTCTACCCGTGCTGTAACCGGTTTAAGCGCCGGTTTCCTTGGGCCGATAACTCCAATCGGCGGCCTGATGTTTATTATAGGCTGGTTATTTCTATTGCTGGCTGCTGTTAAAAATAAATAA